In a genomic window of Colias croceus chromosome 20, ilColCroc2.1:
- the LOC123700814 gene encoding ubiquitin-conjugating enzyme E2-17 kDa — MSTPARRRLMRDFKRLQEDPPTGVSGAPTDNNIMIWNAVIFGPHDTPFEDGTFKLTIEFTEEYPNKPPTVRFVSKMFHPNVYADGGICLDILQNRWSPTYDVSAILTSIQSLLSDPNPNSPANSMAAQLYKENRREYEKRVKACVEQSFID, encoded by the exons ATGTCAACTCCTGCCAGACGACGTCTTATGAGGGATTTTAAACg CCTCCAAGAAGATCCACCAACTGGTGTTTCAGGAGCTCCaactgataataatattatgatctgGAATGCTGTAATATTCGGACCTCATGACACTCCATTTGAGGAtggtacatttaaattaactatTGAATTTACCGAAGAATATCCAAACAAACCCCCCACAGTTCGTTTTGTATCTAAAATGTTTCATCCTAATGTCTATGCTGATGGAGGTATATGTTTAGACATATTGCAAAACAGATGGAGTCCTACCTATGATGTTTCAGCAATTTTAACTTCTATACAG TCATTATTAAGTGACCCCAACCCAAATTCTCCAGCAAATTCAATGGCTGCCCAACTTTATAAAGAGAATAGGAGAGAATATGAAAAGCGGGTCAAAGCTTGTGTAGAACAATCATTTATTGATTAA